A segment of the Gemmatimonadales bacterium genome:
GTCGAGGCCGCTCTCGCGGCAGGCTTGAACAGCCACGTTGGACGTTCTCCCTAGGGTATTTCGGCGTTTCCTCGTACGTCTCGGGGATAGCAACAGCAACTCGGAAGCGTGGGGACCGCGACACTCCAACTAAAGCGTTCCTCGCCGGACGTTCATCCTTCCTTCATTCGTGCAGCCCTACTGTCCTCCATGGGGCTTCAGCCGGAGCACGCAATGCCTCAGTACCGATACGCTGTGTGACGCGCGAACGTGCTATGGAAGGGCCGTGCAATCGAGTTGTTCAACTCAGGCGCTTCGGCGGTCCCGACGAGCTAGAGGTGTTTGACGCTCCTCGGCCGACAGCCGGCCGGGGCGAGGTCCGGGTCCGCGTGCTCGCCTCGAGCGTGAACTATACGGAGGTGTTGATCCGGCGCCGCCTCTACCCCCAGACGATGCGCCTCCAGCCACCATTCGTGCTGGGCTATGACGTCGTCGGGGAGATCGATCAGCTCGGCGACGGCGTGCGCGACTTTGAGGTTGGCGACCACGTGGCCGACATGACGGTGGTCGGGTCGAACGCGGCATATCGCACGCTCCGGGCCAACGACGTGGCCCGCCTGCCGGCGGGCGTCGACGCGGCGGAGGCGGCCACGCTCATCCTGAGCTGGACGACCGCGTACCAGCTCCTTCACCGTTCGGCCCACGTCAAGCCAGGCCAGCGAGTGCTCGTGCATGGAGCCGCCGGCGCCGTTGGTCAGGCGCTGCTCGCGCTCGGCAGGCTGGCCGGCCTCGAGGTGTGGGGCGCCGCGCGCGGCGAGCATGCGGCGCTGATCCGCGAGCTCGACGCCACGCCGATCGACTACCAACGCGAAGACTTCGCGCGCGTCCTACCGGGCGGATTCGATGTCGTCTTTGACGGCATCGGCGAGCACGGCTATCGCCGCTCCTTCGCGGCGCTCAAGCCGGGCGGTTTGCTCCTCGCCATCGGATTCTCGGCGAGCGTGCAGGCGCGTCAACGGATGCGCACCATCGTGATGTCGATCGCGCGCTTGTATTTTTGGCAGCTTCTGCCCGGCGGCAAACACGCCCGCTTCTACTCCATCAATGTGATGCGGGCTCGACATCCCGCCTGGTTCCGCGAGGACCTGGAGCGGCTTTTCGGCCTGTTGGCAATTGGCGCCATTCGGCCGCGTGTCGCCGAGCGGATTTCCTTCCATGAGGTCGCCGAGGCACACCGTCGTCTCGAGGCGGGTGGCCTGGAGGGTAAGCTCGTCCTATGCCCGAACCTCCCGGCGCGACGGGACCGGGTTCCGCCCCAGAGCGAGCTGGGCGCCCCTGCCGTCCAGGCCCAGCCTTGACCTGAGGCAGCATCAGCCTTCGAGACGCTCCCGGCTGCCTCTCGAGGCCACGCACCCCATTCTCGTGACCAGCCGGCTTTGCTTAAGGCTTGCCAAAGGCTGCGGTTCGGTGCGTTGCCGGGCGGGCTGAGCTAGCAGCGTTCTTTTTCGGCGATCTGACGCTCCCCTCATCGTTGACTCTTGGCTAGCTGCGCATCACCCCATGATTGGAGCACGGGGACCGAGCTGGTCCTCACCCACCCTCGGCGCGAGGCGCCAGTGCGTGAGGACCATCGGATCGGATGGACCGACATCCTCCGTGTGCTCGACGAAGCATGGACGCATAGCCGAGGACGCGAGCGGGGTGCACTTTCAGTGGGCAAGCTGCTCCGTGAGCGGTCCGGCGACCATGATCCGTTGGGGCTCCGAAGCGGTCTCCAGCGATTCACCGAGTGTAGGGCTGAACGCGCCGGCCACTGGATTCACGACGAGCACCGGCGTGGTGGCCCCGCGAATCACCTTGTCGGCTACGCTGCCCAGGAACATCCGCTTGATCCCTCCGAGCCCACGGGTCGCCATCGCGATCAGGTCGCACCGGTGCGCTTCCGCAGAGCTCAGAATCACCGCCGAGGGAGTCCACGCCGTGACGACCTCGTGCTCCACATGCCACCCCGCCTTGCGCAGTGTCCAGGCGGTGCCCTCGAGGTAACGCTGGGCAGACGCCAGCCGCACCTCCGTCAGGTTCCTCCCCGCGGGGGGCAAGGGCATTGGGGCGCCGATGGGAAAGACCTCGGCAGGAGCGACGACTCGCACCAGATGCAGCACGACCTGACTTGGCGAGAACAGGCGCGCCACCTCGTCAATCACCGACTCCGCCAGCGCTGATCCATCGAGGGGCACCAGCACCCGGACCGCAGAAGGCAACTCGCTCGTCACCGCTTTGGTCGCGGGACGGACCAGGAGGAAGGGGCAGTGTAGCTCCCGAAGGAGACGGTCGGCCACGCTGCCCAGGAAGTGACGGCTGGGCCCTGAGCGGCCGTGAGTCGTCATAACGATGAGTTCTGGTGGATCGGCCTGGGCGTGCTCGACGATGGTAGTCGCGGCTGCGCCCTCAGGTACCGTGGTGCTCACCTCGATATGGAAACGGCCGTGCACCTGCTTCGCCAGCCCCTCCAGGTACGTCCGTGTGTACGCCCGGGACATCGCCTCGATCTCCGCCATCACGGACGCTGAGATGTCGGGATTGACCGCCGCTGGATGGACGGTCACCAGCTCGAGCTTGGTGCCCTTGCGTCGGGCGATCGCAGCCGCAAGCCAGAGGGCGCTTTCGCCAAAACCCGAGCCGTCCAAGGGAACGAGAAGGTGACGCATGGCGTGCTCCTGAGCTGAGGTCTGCCAGAACAGTAGGTGCGCGCGCGTGAAGAAAAAATGAAAGGGCGGCGAGAATGGCTTTATGGAGTAGCGCCAGGCACTATGGAGTGCGTCAAGTAACTTTGATGCCCCACCAACTACCCTGTGCCGGCGACAGCATTCGGCTATCTCAGCCCGGAGTCTGCCCGGCGACTTCGAAGCCTTGCGAGGAAGTCATGTACCGGATTCGACCATAGACTCACCCTCGACAAGGGGACGCCTGCTCGCAGCCAGGGCCGCGTCCCTTTGACGATCCTTTGCACCGCGGCTCATCATTTCTTCATGCGCCGGGAGCAACGTTCATTACGCAGAGATTGCTCCGCAAACCGGTAAGAGGTCGTGAAGCGTCGTCGGCATATGCCGGCCGAAGTGACAGATCGGCGCGGGTATTATCCCAATCCGTTTAGCGGGGCGTGGCGAGTCTCAGGACTATCGGGCGCTTTGCCGGGCTCGAAATCACTCACGTAAGCACGCGTCCTGGCTTCCTGGAGGACCAATGCGCAATCCAACCAACACCATCAACAGCTATATCACCGACATGCTCGCCCTCGAGGAGCATATAGAGAAGGCCGTGTCCGGCCAGATCCGAGCCGTGGGAGACCATCCCCAGGTCGGGGCAGATCTGCAGACAATACAACGCTGGATCCAACTCCATATCGCGAATCTAAAGCAGCTGATGGGAACGCGAGGCGCGACCACGGCGACCGGCGCAATCAAGCGGGCGGGTTCCAGCGTCCTTGGACGAGCCGCGGGGGCCATCGACCTCCTCCGTCAAGACGGACAGTCCAAGAACCTGCGTGACGATTACACCGCTTTCAGCCTGGCGGCCATCGGCTATGTGATGTTGAACACCACAGCCCTAGCGCTGGGAGACAAAGAAGTAGCCGAGCTCGCGAGCCAGCACCTTGGGAACTACACTACGGGGTTGATCGCGTTGCACTACATTATCCCGGCGGTAGTGGTGCGGTCCCTTCAGAAGGAGGGGCTCCCAGCTCGCGAGGACGTCCTCACGGACGTGTTCCGGAACGTGGAGGTGGCCTGGGCGCGCAGCCAGACCGTGCAGACCCATACCGCCAGGGCAACCACCTTCCGAGGCAGACCGAGCTCCTAGGGCTAGGAGCAGAGCCAGCCCCCTGCAGAAGCGGCATTTGGCGGCAGAGAAGCCGACGAGTCGCTCGAGCAATCCGGCATTCTTCGCGCGTGAGCCGCTAAACCAGGCCCGCTGGATATGAACTCGACTCTGGGACAGCCTGCTACCGAACACACGAGCGCGGGCCCCACCCAAAGCCCAAGAGGCGCAGAATCTTGTTGAAGAGTCGTATGATTCGCGCGATGTTACATGCGCGTGCAGCAAAGATGGCGGTTCCCGGGTTAAAACCTAGAGAAATGTGGTGCTAACCCCCGCCGAGGAACTGGGGCTAAGCGGAGCAGCGCTGGCGAGCCGGGTACAGCGCGCGCTGCACCGGATTCCTGACGCAGTGCTTGCTGGCCTCATGCAGCGCCTACATGATGCTGCTCTCGATGAGCATTTGGTGTATCTGCACGACGGGGAGCTCGAGCCGGTCCGCATCCTTCCCTGTCCCATAACCGTCCTGCCGGATCAACTGGCCTACCTCCACCACGTTACGCTCGTCGTGCAGAACGCACTCAAGCGCCTGCCGGAGCTCTACCTCCACGATCTGGAGGTAGCAGAGATCCTTCGCCTTCCAGAGGACGAAGAGCGCTGGCTTCGGGAATGCTGGGGCACCAGTCAGGAGGAGCACAACCCGATCTTCGGCAGACTGGACGCGGTGGTCAATTTCACCACCCCAATGTGGAAGGACTCGCTCCGCTTTGTCGAGCCCAATCTGAGCGGGATTGGTGGCCTTCATATGGTCCCAACCAGCGAACGGCTGATTGCGGGCATCATCGTACCGGCCCTCCAGGGGTACGATCCCGAACTCCAACTGCTGAGGGGCCAAGATATGCGGGATCTCCTCACTCAGGTGATTCTGGAGCACACCGCAGCTGTCGGCGTCGGACAGCGGCTCTGCTTGATCGAGCCCAAGTACTCGGGACAGGGTCCGGACGAGCAAGGCGAGGTGGCCAGATACCTGCGCGAGCGCCACGGTCTCACGGTGATGCATGCCGACCCTTCAGAGCTCACGCTCCGGGGTGGCCGGGTCTGGTACGGTGAGGATCTGGTTGACGTGGCATACCGGGACTACAGCGTCGGCGACCTGCTGGACCTGCAGGATGAGGGCATCGACATCGAGCCGATGCGCGTCCTTCTGCGGGAGAACCGCGTGATCTCTTCTATCGCCGCCGAGCTGGACCAGAAGAGCTGCTGGGAGATTCTCAGCGACATGCGCCTGTGCCAGCGCTACTTTACCCCTGAGGAGCGGCTGATCTTTCAGCGGCACATCCCGTGGACTCGGATCGTGTCCGATCGACGGACGATGCTCCCCGATGGCCGGCAGCGCGGCTTGCTTGAGTACGTTCGTGCGGGCTACGAGCAGCTGGTGCTCAAGCCGAACCGTAGTTACGGGGGCGAGGGTGTCGTAATCGGCTGCGCCGGTACGCAGGCTTCGTGGGTTGCCGCTCTCGAGGCCGCGCTGGATCATCGCGAGCGCTGGGTGGTCCAGCAACTGGTGACGCTTCCGGTAGGGGAGTTTCCGGTGCTCGGGCCCGAGGATGCAGTGCACACCGAGCCCTTTTACGTCGTCATGGGCTTCGCCGCGAGCGACGACGGGATCGCCATCCTGGCCCGCGCTTCTCAGAAGCAGGTGGTGAACGTGGCGCAACATGGTGGGCTTTGCGGGGTGATGGTGAGCCACTCACGGCCACCGATCGGGGTCGCGACGGCCTGAGCAACCAGGGTTCGTTCAAATCATTCCCCGGGTTCCGTTGCGCGAACACCTCACGAGCCGGGTGCCCCACGGCTTGATGCTTTGAGCGCCGCGCCGCGGAAATCCTCAAGGGATCTTCGGTGCTCCTCGTACTCAGGCCGGCCGACCTTCACCTCGGCATCGTAGTGCTTCATGAACCCGCTGTACGCCTGATCGAGCGCCTTAGCGTCTTTGCGAAAACGCGCGACGGTTCCCAGGATGATGTATCCGAACAGGTGCCCCGGCGTCTTGGTCAGGATGGTGTCGCCTTGGGCGCGCGCCGCGTCGACATTGTTCGTGTGCACCTCAAGGAGGGCGGCGTGGTACCGCGCGTCGGCGTCCACCGTGTCGAGCTGTGCATAGGCCATGAGCGCCATGGGCATGAAGCGCGTGACGGTCGCCTCGTCGCCCGACTGGGCGGCCTGCATGACGCGGTTGTAGAGTCGATTGAACCGTTCCTTGGGGCTCATGTTGCTGATGTCCGGCGGAGCCTCGGCCGGTGGGCCAGCCGACTCGCTGGTGGTTACCCTCGACGGCTTCGTGTTGAGCGTCCAGAGGACGACTGCCAGCAGACCCGCCAGCGAAGCGCCCGCGATCAGCCAGGGCGTACGCTCCCCCGACCGGGCCGGCGTCCGCGAGCCCACCGCGTGCCCGCACCCGGCGCAGAACCGCGCCGTAGCAGACAGCGGTGCGCCGCAGGCAGTGCACCGCGCGCCGGTACTGGGCGCGCCACAATTTGAGCAGAACGCGCCGGTGGCAGGAGCGGCGCAGGCAGGACAAGGAGTCGGCCTTGTGCTGGTCATGATCCTCACCTAGCAGATTCCGGGATCGACTCCGTCGTTCACCGTCTCATGGCCCCCGAGCGAGCCGATGGAGGGAGGCGGGGGACGGGAACTCGCTGCGCGCGGAGTACCTATCAGATCGATTTGGAGGCAACCCACACTTCTGTGGCAGGGCGGGTTCGTCAAGACGACAATTCCGTATAGCAAAGTCGGTTAAGGTTTCTTCATAAAACGACGGTCGGCCCAGCGAATCTATTGCGTAATTCTACGGATAGCCTAAATGTACTAGGGAATCCCCCCGGTAAAAAAACAGCAGAGCTAAGGCGGGACTATGCCCATTGCCCGATTCCTCTGTGGCCAATCTTTCGGTCTCACGGCACTGGTCGTACTCGCGCTCTCCGGCTGCACCAGCGAAAAGCTCGTTTTCCGGGAGCCATTCAACCCCCCACCCGACAACACCAACAAATTCCTCGGTTACTTCACCGTTAGCGATAAGCAGACCTCCTGCGGCAACTGCCACGTCGAGAAGCAGGCCGATTGGACCACAACGAAGCACTCCCAGGCCTGGGGTGACCTCGTCGCGTCGGGGCACCAGACCGCGGCGTGCAACAGTTGTCATACGGTGAGCGAGCGGGGGAACGCTACTGCTGCTCCAGCAGGGTACAGCGCCGTAGCCGATACCGCTTATCAGGACGTGCAGTGCGAAAGCTGCCACGGATCGGGCTTCGACCATGCCTCGAGCCCGTCGCTCGCGAACCGGCCGCTCGCGAGCATCAACGTGCCG
Coding sequences within it:
- a CDS encoding medium chain dehydrogenase/reductase family protein; translated protein: MEGPCNRVVQLRRFGGPDELEVFDAPRPTAGRGEVRVRVLASSVNYTEVLIRRRLYPQTMRLQPPFVLGYDVVGEIDQLGDGVRDFEVGDHVADMTVVGSNAAYRTLRANDVARLPAGVDAAEAATLILSWTTAYQLLHRSAHVKPGQRVLVHGAAGAVGQALLALGRLAGLEVWGAARGEHAALIRELDATPIDYQREDFARVLPGGFDVVFDGIGEHGYRRSFAALKPGGLLLAIGFSASVQARQRMRTIVMSIARLYFWQLLPGGKHARFYSINVMRARHPAWFREDLERLFGLLAIGAIRPRVAERISFHEVAEAHRRLEAGGLEGKLVLCPNLPARRDRVPPQSELGAPAVQAQP
- a CDS encoding universal stress protein produces the protein MRHLLVPLDGSGFGESALWLAAAIARRKGTKLELVTVHPAAVNPDISASVMAEIEAMSRAYTRTYLEGLAKQVHGRFHIEVSTTVPEGAAATTIVEHAQADPPELIVMTTHGRSGPSRHFLGSVADRLLRELHCPFLLVRPATKAVTSELPSAVRVLVPLDGSALAESVIDEVARLFSPSQVVLHLVRVVAPAEVFPIGAPMPLPPAGRNLTEVRLASAQRYLEGTAWTLRKAGWHVEHEVVTAWTPSAVILSSAEAHRCDLIAMATRGLGGIKRMFLGSVADKVIRGATTPVLVVNPVAGAFSPTLGESLETASEPQRIMVAGPLTEQLAH
- a CDS encoding DUF892 family protein, with the translated sequence MRNPTNTINSYITDMLALEEHIEKAVSGQIRAVGDHPQVGADLQTIQRWIQLHIANLKQLMGTRGATTATGAIKRAGSSVLGRAAGAIDLLRQDGQSKNLRDDYTAFSLAAIGYVMLNTTALALGDKEVAELASQHLGNYTTGLIALHYIIPAVVVRSLQKEGLPAREDVLTDVFRNVEVAWARSQTVQTHTARATTFRGRPSS